Genomic DNA from Enterococcus saccharolyticus subsp. saccharolyticus:
CCCCGTGTCTTTCTTGACATAATCCTTCGACTTGCTCAAAAATACGTGAGTCATTTAAAACGAAATATTCCCCGTTGTACTTATAAACGGCAACGTGGTAATCGCGTGTTTCTAACTTTGCTGAGATGACAAAAAAGCATTCTTCAACATTGGTAATCACTTTAGATAATTCTCTTGGTTTCAAACTCTGCTGAAAAAACATTTGCTCGTCGCGCCCCCTTCTCTTTCATTATAAGAAAACTCCTAAAAAATGGAAAATATTCGAACTAAAAATTAAAATTGTCTAAATATTCCATTCATGATAAAACTCTTTTAAAAAGTTTTCCATAAATTCTTTCCGTCGTCTTGCTTCTTTTTTTCCAGCTTGAGTATTCATTTTTTCAGGTAATAGAAATAATTTTTCATAAAAATGATTAATAACGGTCGTCCCTTTACGATAATCCGCTTTTGAAACAAATTGTTGGGGCTGACGTTCTGGATCATGAATCGGATGATCGTGACCACCGCCATAATATGCCGTACGTAAAATACCAATCGCGCCTAATGCTTCTAAACGATCCGCATCTTGGACAATTTCTCCTTCTAAGGAAAGAGCTTGTTTGCCAGCTTCGACCTCTTTTGAAAAGGATAAGTTTTGAATAATGGTTAAAATCTCTTGTGTTGTCTCTGCTGAAAAATTGATTGACTGCAAAAATGCCGTCAATTCATCAATAGCTTGGGCAACATCCGTAACGACTTTATCGTCAATTACATCGTGCAAATAGGCACTACTCAAAACAACTTCTCGATTAACCGACAATTGATCTTGCTGGATAATCGTATCTGCTAAATGAGCAACTCGTTGTACGTGTAAAAAATCATGACCTGTTTTTTCATGTCCTAATTTTTCTTTCGTATAGTTTATGACTTGTGATAATTTATCCATCATTTATCCTTTCGTAAAAAGTAGCTGTGACATCAGTCCTTTAACAGTAAAATATCCGAACAACAGAAGATTGCTCCTAGCCTTGATAGCATCCATTCTATCTTGTTCGAATATTTTTGACTTGTTTTTACTTATGTCACAGTTCTCTCAACTATTATTCGTTAATTTGATACACATCAAAATAAATCGTACGTAAATAATCTAATAAGTATGTCGGATTTAAAGGTTCACCCGTTGCTTCTAAAATCAATTGATTTGGTTTTTTAGAAGCACCATAACGATGGATATGCGTCGTCAACCAATTTTTGATTGCTGAATAGTCATCAGATGCTAACACAGCATTCACATCAAGATCTTTTTGCATCGCATG
This window encodes:
- a CDS encoding HD domain-containing protein, producing the protein MDKLSQVINYTKEKLGHEKTGHDFLHVQRVAHLADTIIQQDQLSVNREVVLSSAYLHDVIDDKVVTDVAQAIDELTAFLQSINFSAETTQEILTIIQNLSFSKEVEAGKQALSLEGEIVQDADRLEALGAIGILRTAYYGGGHDHPIHDPERQPQQFVSKADYRKGTTVINHFYEKLFLLPEKMNTQAGKKEARRRKEFMENFLKEFYHEWNI